From the genome of Mycobacterium dioxanotrophicus, one region includes:
- a CDS encoding NAD(P)/FAD-dependent oxidoreductase codes for MTQSASQSSTFVIVGGGLAAAKAAEALRDNDFGGHITLFAAEDQLPYERPPLSKEFLAGKKALPDFTVHDGDWYRDHNIDLRPGTTITAINPADHTVTLPDDSTVAYDKLLLATGSAARRPPIPGSDADGVHYLRTIDNAVALRDILTEGASLAIVGAGWIGLEVAAGARERGVNVTVVESARLPLLGSLGPEVGEIFAQLHRDHGVDLRLNESVQEITVSDGRATGLRLGDGSTVAADAVLVAVGAAPNITLAEQAGLTITDGGVQVDAALRTSDPDIYAVGDIAAAQHPLLDARIRTEHWANALKQPATAVAGMLGKPAEYTELPYFFTDQYNLGMEYVGHAPEYHQVVFRGDVAKLEFVAFWLSAENQVLAGMNVNVWDVLDDIKTLIRSRAQVDPQHLADPQRSLASG; via the coding sequence ATGACTCAGTCTGCGTCACAGTCATCCACGTTCGTGATCGTCGGGGGCGGCCTGGCCGCGGCCAAAGCCGCTGAAGCGCTGCGGGACAACGACTTTGGCGGGCATATCACCCTGTTCGCCGCCGAGGACCAGCTGCCCTACGAGCGCCCGCCGCTGTCCAAGGAATTCCTGGCGGGCAAAAAGGCCCTCCCCGATTTCACCGTCCACGACGGCGACTGGTACCGCGACCACAACATCGATCTGAGACCGGGCACCACGATCACCGCCATCAATCCCGCCGACCACACCGTCACCCTGCCCGACGACAGCACCGTCGCCTACGACAAGCTGCTGCTGGCCACCGGATCGGCGGCGCGGCGGCCACCGATTCCCGGCAGCGATGCCGACGGCGTGCACTACCTGCGCACCATCGACAACGCCGTGGCGTTGCGCGACATCCTGACCGAGGGCGCGTCGCTGGCCATCGTCGGCGCAGGCTGGATCGGCCTTGAGGTCGCCGCGGGTGCTCGCGAACGCGGCGTCAACGTCACCGTCGTCGAATCGGCCCGGCTGCCGCTGCTGGGTTCCCTCGGCCCCGAAGTCGGCGAGATCTTCGCGCAGCTGCACCGCGATCACGGTGTCGACCTGCGGCTGAACGAATCGGTGCAGGAGATCACCGTGTCCGACGGGCGCGCGACCGGTCTGCGGCTGGGTGACGGGTCGACCGTGGCGGCCGATGCGGTGTTGGTGGCGGTCGGCGCCGCGCCCAACATCACGCTGGCCGAGCAAGCGGGGCTGACGATCACCGACGGCGGCGTGCAGGTCGACGCGGCGCTGCGCACCAGCGATCCCGACATCTATGCCGTCGGCGACATCGCCGCCGCCCAGCATCCCCTGCTGGACGCCCGCATCCGGACCGAACACTGGGCCAACGCCCTCAAGCAACCCGCGACCGCGGTGGCGGGCATGCTCGGCAAGCCTGCCGAATACACCGAACTGCCGTATTTCTTCACCGATCAGTACAACCTCGGCATGGAATACGTCGGCCACGCCCCCGAGTACCACCAGGTGGTGTTCCGTGGCGACGTCGCCAAGCTCGAGTTCGTCGCCTTCTGGCTGTCGGCGGAGAACCAGGTGCTGGCAGGCATGAACGTCAACGTGTGGGACGTGCTCGACGACATCAAGACCCTGATCCGGTCACGGGCCCAGGTCGACCCGCAACACCTGGCCGATCCCCAGCGGTCACTGGCATCCGGTTAA
- a CDS encoding DUF72 domain-containing protein produces the protein MIRIGTSGWSYDHWTDVLYPTGTPVAARLARYTEEFDTVELNASFYRWPRDTTFAGWNRRLPVGFTMSVKAHRGLTHFRRLRSPEPWIERFDRCWTALGDRAEALLVQTHPALERDDELLAGFLSQLPPRIPAAMELRHPSWHEPAVYALLERFGAAYVVMSGPGLRCEPRATSHLVYVRLHGPADTMMYAGSYPDDELRQWAERIRTWETEGHRVVVYFNNDLGGHAVRNARTLRRLLAARVR, from the coding sequence ATGATCCGGATCGGCACGTCGGGCTGGTCGTACGACCACTGGACCGACGTGCTGTACCCGACCGGGACACCGGTGGCGGCCCGGCTGGCCCGCTACACCGAGGAATTCGACACGGTCGAACTCAACGCCAGCTTCTACCGCTGGCCCCGCGACACCACGTTCGCCGGATGGAACCGGCGGCTACCCGTCGGATTCACCATGTCGGTCAAAGCACATCGGGGCCTGACCCACTTCCGGCGGCTGCGCTCCCCCGAACCGTGGATCGAGCGGTTCGACCGCTGTTGGACCGCGCTCGGCGACCGCGCGGAAGCCCTGTTGGTCCAAACCCATCCAGCACTCGAACGTGACGACGAGCTGCTCGCCGGATTCCTCTCACAGCTGCCCCCGCGCATCCCCGCTGCGATGGAACTACGACACCCGTCCTGGCATGAACCCGCGGTCTACGCACTGCTTGAGCGGTTCGGCGCGGCGTACGTCGTGATGAGCGGGCCGGGATTGCGGTGCGAACCACGCGCCACCAGTCACCTGGTCTACGTCCGGCTCCACGGGCCCGCCGACACCATGATGTACGCCGGCTCCTATCCGGACGACGAACTGCGGCAATGGGCCGAGAGGATCCGCACGTGGGAGACCGAGGGCCACCGCGTCGTCGTGTATTTCAACAACGACCTCGGTGGTCATGCCGTGCGCAATGCCCGAACCCTCAGGCGGTTACTCGCGGCACGAGTACGCTGA